Part of the Paenibacillus kyungheensis genome, GATGCTGGTGATCGGCACAGGCATGATCTTTTTTGGACTTGGCAATGGTGGCGTACCGATTGGATTATCTAATCTGTATGTCCATGGTGGATTTTTTGCAGGCGGGTTAAAAGGATTCTTATTCGCATTATGTATTGTCACTGCGGCATATCAGGGCATCGAGATGATCGGGATTACCGCAGGGGAAGCTGAAAATCCTAAAGTGACGCTGAAAAAATCGATCAAAAATATCGTTTGGCGGATATTGATTTTTTATGTAGGTGCAATCTTTGTGATCGTGACGATCTATCCATGGAATGAAGTTGGTACAACCGGAAGCCCGTTTGTTTTAACATTTGCCAAAGTAGGAATTGTAGCGGCGGCAGGTATTATTAATTTTGTTGTTTTAACAGCAGCTATGTCTGGTTGTAATAGTGGTATTTATAGTGCAGGACGAATGCTATATACACTGGCGCAAAACAAACAAGCACCACCATTTTTTGCTAGAATTTCAAAAAGTGGAGTGCCTCGCAACAGTATTATGACGACGATTGCTTTATTATTGGTCGGCGTGCTATTTAATTACCTGTTTCCAGATTCCAAATTATTTTTGTACATTTACAGTGCCAGTATATTACCAGGGATGGTTCCATGGTTAGCGATGGCATTTAGCCAATTTAAGTTTCGCAAAAAATGGAAAAATGATATTCACGAACATCCATTTAAATCGTTATTTTTTCCAGTGAGTAATTATATCGTGATCATCTTTTTGTCACTGGTGCTGATCGGCATGTGGTTCAATCCGGATACACATAACTCATTAATCGTCGGAATTGTATTTATTGCGATTGTCATTGTTAGTTATTATGTATTTCGAATTGGGAAGAAATCGGATCAGAGAATAGATTAATTGGATATTACATTTCATACTATAATGCCTACAAAGATACCATAATACGAAGCATATTCTTTTTTCTGACATGTTTAGAAAAAAAGGATATGCTTTTTGTTTGAAGACAAGCCATGACGGTTACATAGAAAAAGAGCTCATTAATTTCCAGAACGACGACTATAAACATCATCTACGAGGAGGAAATTCAATCATGGCTGACCAATATCTAAAGCAAGATCCAACAACTCAATATCCTAAGGCAAACGAAGACTGGCAACAAAAACAACCAGAACCCGGTTTGCAAACAGAGATGACTCCACGTCCCGATTCAGGAGAAACCAGTTACCGCGGAACAGGTCGCTTAACAGGACGAAAAGCACTCGTAACAGGAGCAGATAGTGGTATCGGACGCGCAGCAGCAATTGCTTTTGCTCGTGAAGGTGCAGACGTTGTAATTTCTTACTTACCTGAAGAAGAAGCCGACGCTCAAGAAGTAGTGAAATTGATCGAAGAAGCAGGTCAAAAAGCTTATGCGATGCCTGGCGATTTGAAAGATGAGAAGTACTGCGAACAATTGATCGAAGACTCTGTAGCTAAATTAGGTGGAATCGATATTCTAGCTAACGTAGCAGGTAAACAGCAGTTTGTTGAATCGATTGCTGATTTAACTACAGAACAATTTGATGCAACATTCAAAACAAACGTATACTCTCTATTCTGGTTATGCAAAGCAGCTATCAAGCATATGAAACCAGGTAGTTCAATTATTAATACATCATCTATCCAAGCGTACTCTCCTTCACCAGGGTTGCTCGATTATGCAACAACTAAAGGTTCGATCAACGTGTTCAGTAAAGCACTGGCACAACAAGTTGGTGAAAAAGGTATCCGTGTTAACGTTGTAGCACCGGGTCCAGTATGGACACCTCTACAAGTAGCAGGTGGACAACCTACAGAAGCATTGAAAGAATTCGGTTCCAATACACCACTCGGACGTGCAGGACAGCCAGTAGAAATGGCTCCAGCTTATGTATTTTTAGCAAGCCAAGAGTCTAGCTATGTAAGTGGCGAGACTATCAATGCTAACGGTGGTATGGTTAGTCCATAACTTGATCATATTGGCTTTATTTCTAAATACAATAATGATATTAATAAAAGGAGGGGCATAATGCCTCTCTTTTTGGTTTCTTCATCTAAAATGATAATATAGTAAATAAAACAATATAGATGTATATGTGCCATGAAAATGATTCGAGAGCATAAGCGTATATCCTATGTCATAGAAAAGAGAATGTTATGAAAATACAATTTGATGAGCGAACAATCGAATTTAATGTGCAATATAGCAAGCGTACCAAGATCGCTATTCAGTTGGAGACGATAGGCTTAATTACGGTCAAAGCACCGAATGGAACACCTGAAGCAGACATTTTACGTGTAATGGAGCGCAATAAGCAATGGCTGTTGGATAATACCAGTAAGCTAGATCAAGCTAGAGCAAATGCTGTTCCTCAAGCAAAAGAATATGAAGAGCAAGGACAGTTTTTGTATTTAGGTAAAAAGTATTTTCTACATGAGCTTATTGAAGTAGGCGATGCGAACGAAGAAGAATTACGTCACAGACTCAAAAAGTTTTACTTTACTAGTTGTAAAAAAATCGTATTAGAACGGATCGAAGGCTACCAGAAACAATTACGTGTGAAGCCAAAAAGTATTGAAATCGAAGAGTCTACGACCAAGTGGGGCAGTTGTCATTCGAGCAAAAAAATCACGTTTAATTATCGTCTCGCTATGGCTCCTGTAGAAGTGATCGATTATGTGATTGTACATGAATTATGCCATCTTCTGCATATGAATCATGATCGTTCATTTTGGAGACGATTAGGTAGTATTATGCCTGATTACAAACAAAAAGAAGAGTATCTTGCACGACATGGACGTCATATGACATTATAAGATAGGGCAACCGTACATTTAAATAAAGGAGAATATACACATGACAATACAATCAGAACGTTTAACGATAAAGCCCCTTGTTAAAAAGCATATAGAATCGTTGCTTGCTTTAGAAGTTAAAAACAAAGAATTCTTTAAAGCTTTTACTGGCAAACGCAACGAATTTTTCTATACATACGAAGGTCAAGCAGAACGTGTACATCGTTTTTTGGAATCTACTGAACAAGATACCGGTTATTGTTTTCTTATTTTTCTAAAAAATACAGAGAC contains:
- a CDS encoding SDR family oxidoreductase; its protein translation is MADQYLKQDPTTQYPKANEDWQQKQPEPGLQTEMTPRPDSGETSYRGTGRLTGRKALVTGADSGIGRAAAIAFAREGADVVISYLPEEEADAQEVVKLIEEAGQKAYAMPGDLKDEKYCEQLIEDSVAKLGGIDILANVAGKQQFVESIADLTTEQFDATFKTNVYSLFWLCKAAIKHMKPGSSIINTSSIQAYSPSPGLLDYATTKGSINVFSKALAQQVGEKGIRVNVVAPGPVWTPLQVAGGQPTEALKEFGSNTPLGRAGQPVEMAPAYVFLASQESSYVSGETINANGGMVSP
- a CDS encoding amino acid permease gives rise to the protein METKQLTRGLKTRHIELIALGGTIGVGLFMGSASTIQWAGPSVLLAYLVAGVIMLFVMRMMGEMLIVEPVTGSFATFAHKYISPLAGFLTAWSYWFLWVTVGMAEVTAIGIYVGYWFPEIPQWIPALAGVGIIAAANLAAVKFYGEFEFWFAMIKVIAISAMLVIGTGMIFFGLGNGGVPIGLSNLYVHGGFFAGGLKGFLFALCIVTAAYQGIEMIGITAGEAENPKVTLKKSIKNIVWRILIFYVGAIFVIVTIYPWNEVGTTGSPFVLTFAKVGIVAAAGIINFVVLTAAMSGCNSGIYSAGRMLYTLAQNKQAPPFFARISKSGVPRNSIMTTIALLLVGVLFNYLFPDSKLFLYIYSASILPGMVPWLAMAFSQFKFRKKWKNDIHEHPFKSLFFPVSNYIVIIFLSLVLIGMWFNPDTHNSLIVGIVFIAIVIVSYYVFRIGKKSDQRID
- a CDS encoding M48 family metallopeptidase translates to MKIQFDERTIEFNVQYSKRTKIAIQLETIGLITVKAPNGTPEADILRVMERNKQWLLDNTSKLDQARANAVPQAKEYEEQGQFLYLGKKYFLHELIEVGDANEEELRHRLKKFYFTSCKKIVLERIEGYQKQLRVKPKSIEIEESTTKWGSCHSSKKITFNYRLAMAPVEVIDYVIVHELCHLLHMNHDRSFWRRLGSIMPDYKQKEEYLARHGRHMTL